The Microbacterium foliorum genome has a window encoding:
- a CDS encoding glycosyltransferase family 2 protein produces MTTLPDRVLIIVPAWNEARNVGNTVAEVRQASPSYDVVVVDDGSADDTAEVARAAGATVISLPFNLGVGGAMRTGFTYAHRHGYRQVIQVDADGQHNPADIARVLGGLAHADISIGARFAEVGDYSVGGPRKWAMLFLARTVSRVAKTRLTDVTSGFRAANERALAQYIAYYPAEYLGDTIDSLVAACHSGLVVTQVPVAMRARVHGTPSKGPVGASIYLLRSVFALALALLRGPRRAQAVARSEQP; encoded by the coding sequence ATGACGACACTGCCTGATCGAGTGCTGATCATCGTTCCCGCATGGAACGAGGCCCGTAATGTCGGGAACACCGTCGCAGAGGTCCGCCAAGCCAGCCCGTCCTACGACGTCGTGGTAGTCGACGACGGCTCGGCTGACGACACGGCCGAGGTGGCGCGCGCCGCCGGTGCGACCGTGATCTCGCTCCCCTTCAACCTCGGGGTCGGTGGCGCGATGCGCACCGGCTTCACCTACGCGCATCGCCACGGCTACCGGCAGGTGATCCAGGTGGATGCCGACGGCCAACACAACCCGGCGGACATCGCGCGGGTTCTCGGAGGGCTGGCGCATGCGGACATCTCGATCGGCGCACGTTTCGCCGAAGTCGGCGACTACTCCGTCGGAGGGCCGCGCAAATGGGCGATGCTCTTCCTCGCCCGCACCGTGTCGCGAGTCGCCAAGACGCGGCTGACCGATGTCACGAGCGGATTCCGGGCGGCCAACGAGCGCGCCCTCGCGCAGTACATCGCGTACTACCCCGCGGAATACCTCGGAGACACCATAGATTCGCTCGTCGCGGCATGTCACTCGGGGCTCGTCGTGACCCAGGTGCCGGTCGCCATGCGCGCACGGGTGCACGGCACCCCGAGCAAGGGGCCCGTCGGAGCCTCCATCTACCTTCTGCGCTCGGTGTTTGCGCTCGCACTCGCACTGTTGCGCGGCCCCCGACGCGCTCAGGCCGTCGCTCGATCGGAGCAGCCATGA
- a CDS encoding glycosyltransferase, whose amino-acid sequence MSEINDAALSAARYAAVIIAYHRQDLVSAVIERLRAQTRQPEMIVVVDNGGDIDEAALAGVGVAPVLIRRGDNPGYAVAVNVAAERARDAGIENLLVLTHDAVFGPTLAASLLDALGADEGAGCVAPTLRWVSRPERIFSSGGVVTRGGRAYHRTDEIRHARAVHWVDGAVLLLRLRALDAIGGMDERYFLYFEDVDTGWSLARAGWRTLVVPETAQQEPGAHPLRLGLRNMVLFARKARLPRIPVVFAVARRAAEELIVGVRRDRRLPVLDAGRGIADGLRDRRGKP is encoded by the coding sequence ATGTCCGAGATTAATGACGCCGCGTTGTCGGCTGCCCGATACGCCGCGGTGATCATCGCCTACCACCGCCAGGATCTCGTGTCGGCGGTGATCGAGCGCCTTCGCGCGCAGACCCGGCAGCCCGAGATGATCGTCGTCGTGGACAACGGAGGCGACATCGACGAGGCCGCTCTCGCCGGGGTCGGCGTCGCGCCAGTCCTCATCCGCCGCGGCGACAACCCCGGGTACGCGGTCGCGGTCAATGTGGCGGCGGAACGCGCGCGAGACGCGGGGATCGAGAACCTCCTGGTACTCACCCACGATGCGGTCTTCGGCCCCACACTCGCCGCCTCCCTTCTCGACGCGCTGGGCGCGGACGAGGGAGCGGGATGCGTCGCTCCGACGCTGCGCTGGGTCTCGCGGCCCGAGCGCATCTTCTCCTCGGGGGGTGTGGTCACGCGCGGAGGTCGTGCCTACCACCGGACCGATGAGATCCGGCACGCGAGGGCTGTGCACTGGGTGGATGGGGCGGTCCTGCTGCTCCGGCTCCGCGCGCTCGACGCGATCGGGGGCATGGACGAGCGGTACTTCCTCTACTTCGAAGACGTGGACACGGGATGGTCGCTGGCGAGAGCAGGTTGGCGCACTCTCGTGGTGCCGGAGACCGCACAGCAGGAGCCCGGCGCCCATCCGCTGCGCCTCGGCCTGCGCAACATGGTTCTCTTCGCCCGCAAGGCTCGGCTGCCGCGGATTCCGGTCGTCTTCGCCGTCGCACGTCGGGCCGCCGAGGAGCTCATCGTCGGCGTCCGACGCGATCGTCGACTCCCCGTCCTCGACGCGGGACGAGGCATCGCCGACGGTCTGCGCGATCGTCGGGGGAAGCCATGA
- a CDS encoding sugar nucleotide-binding protein, with amino-acid sequence MAEIAFGKKLGIVETGIPGLVVFDLPVHGDSRGWFKENWQREKMTALGLDDFGPVQNNISFNDAVGTTRGIHAEPWDKWVSVATGRIFGAWVDLREGPTFGAVFTAEIDPSKAIFVPRGVGNSYQTLEPDTAYAYLVNDHWSPEASYSFLNLADETAAIAWPIDLADVEISEKDLAHPRLADVTPISAKKILVVGSGGQLGRALRDEFGAADHIEWTTRAEFDLGDSELRTARRWRDYDAIVNAGAYTAVDLAETAEGRRDAWAANASGPARLASIAAEYGVTLVHVSSDYVFDGTSTRAYLEDNVLCPLGVYGQSKAAGDLAVATAPRHYILRTSWVIGDGKNFVRTMASLAERGIDPNVVDDQRGRLTFASEIARAIAHLLRTRAPYGTYNVSGSGEPRTWAELAGDIFALTGADRARVSGVSTETYFAGATGPVAPRPLNSVLDLSKLEATGFAPRDAGEQLKEYLAS; translated from the coding sequence GTGGCTGAGATCGCGTTCGGCAAGAAGCTGGGCATCGTGGAGACCGGAATCCCCGGACTCGTCGTCTTCGACCTCCCGGTGCACGGCGACTCGCGCGGCTGGTTCAAGGAGAACTGGCAGCGCGAGAAGATGACCGCACTCGGCCTCGACGACTTCGGCCCCGTGCAGAACAACATCTCGTTCAACGACGCTGTCGGCACCACCCGCGGCATCCACGCGGAGCCCTGGGACAAGTGGGTCTCGGTCGCGACCGGGCGGATCTTCGGGGCCTGGGTGGATCTCCGCGAGGGCCCGACGTTCGGCGCGGTCTTCACCGCCGAGATCGACCCCTCGAAGGCGATCTTCGTGCCGCGCGGAGTGGGCAACTCCTACCAGACGCTCGAGCCCGACACTGCCTACGCGTATCTCGTGAACGACCACTGGTCGCCGGAGGCGTCGTACTCCTTCCTCAACCTCGCCGACGAGACCGCCGCGATCGCCTGGCCGATCGATCTCGCAGACGTCGAGATCTCGGAGAAGGACCTCGCGCATCCGCGTCTGGCGGATGTCACCCCGATCAGCGCGAAGAAGATCCTCGTGGTGGGCTCCGGCGGGCAGCTCGGGCGCGCGCTGCGCGACGAGTTCGGCGCCGCCGACCACATCGAATGGACCACCCGTGCGGAGTTCGACCTCGGCGATTCCGAGCTCCGCACCGCGCGGCGGTGGCGGGACTACGACGCCATCGTGAACGCGGGCGCGTACACGGCGGTCGATCTCGCCGAGACCGCGGAGGGGCGCCGTGACGCATGGGCGGCCAACGCCTCGGGACCGGCGCGTCTGGCCTCGATCGCCGCCGAGTACGGCGTCACGCTGGTGCATGTCTCGAGCGACTACGTGTTCGACGGCACCTCGACCCGCGCCTATCTCGAGGACAACGTGCTCTGCCCGCTCGGCGTGTACGGGCAGTCGAAGGCGGCGGGGGATCTCGCCGTGGCCACGGCGCCGCGCCACTACATCCTGCGCACCTCGTGGGTCATCGGCGACGGCAAGAACTTCGTCAGGACGATGGCATCGCTCGCCGAGCGGGGGATCGACCCGAACGTCGTGGACGACCAGCGCGGGCGCCTCACATTCGCCTCGGAGATCGCCCGCGCGATCGCGCATCTCCTCCGCACGCGCGCGCCGTACGGCACGTATAACGTCAGCGGGTCGGGGGAGCCTCGCACGTGGGCCGAGCTCGCGGGAGACATCTTCGCGCTCACCGGAGCGGATCGTGCGCGGGTGTCCGGGGTCAGCACCGAGACGTACTTCGCCGGTGCGACCGGGCCCGTGGCGCCGAGGCCGCTCAACAGCGTCCTGGATCTCTCGAAGCTCGAGGCCACAGGCTTCGCGCCGCGTGACGCCGGAGAGCAGCTGAAGGAGTACCTGGCGTCGTGA
- a CDS encoding glycosyltransferase, producing MTDTPTEAVVIAVIPTFRAPEGLRGHVSDVLTQVRSVVLVDDGTASTVALGFEDPRVHVIELPENGGIAKALNVGFTAARDAGATHVLTLDQDSWIPDGYVRRALAELDSALTRGERPVGAVPSSAGGTGVLLDHDGHPFDPIQAGQLVRLEAYDRVGPFDESLFIDAVDSEYTLRAWREGFRYVLVPDTDIGHELGTLVPLTVFGRPLVLGGRARHLLYHAPFRTYYMVRNSVILSRRFGRERTMWTWRRTRLLSSMIIGGLLVAGDRRAQLLALRHGIRDGRADVGGRIPASLVSRLNRLGRKAP from the coding sequence ATGACCGATACTCCGACCGAGGCGGTCGTCATCGCCGTGATCCCGACGTTCCGCGCGCCCGAAGGTCTGCGCGGCCACGTGTCGGACGTGCTGACGCAGGTCCGTTCCGTCGTCCTCGTGGATGACGGAACCGCCTCGACTGTCGCGCTCGGTTTCGAGGACCCCCGGGTGCACGTGATCGAACTGCCTGAGAATGGCGGTATCGCGAAGGCCCTGAACGTCGGCTTCACCGCGGCTCGCGACGCGGGTGCGACGCACGTCCTCACGCTCGACCAGGACTCCTGGATTCCCGACGGATACGTCCGGCGCGCGCTCGCCGAGTTGGACTCTGCCCTCACGCGTGGCGAACGACCCGTCGGCGCGGTCCCCTCCTCCGCGGGAGGGACAGGTGTCCTCCTGGATCACGACGGCCACCCCTTCGACCCGATCCAGGCCGGTCAGCTGGTTCGTCTCGAGGCCTACGACCGTGTGGGCCCCTTCGACGAATCGCTCTTCATCGACGCGGTCGACAGCGAGTACACGCTGCGAGCATGGCGAGAAGGGTTCCGCTACGTGCTCGTTCCCGATACCGACATCGGCCACGAACTGGGGACGCTCGTCCCCCTCACTGTCTTCGGGCGCCCACTCGTCCTCGGCGGCCGGGCGCGTCATCTGCTCTACCACGCGCCTTTCCGCACCTATTACATGGTGCGCAACTCTGTCATCCTGTCCCGCCGTTTCGGGCGCGAGCGCACGATGTGGACGTGGCGCCGCACAAGGCTTCTCTCGTCGATGATCATCGGCGGACTGCTCGTGGCCGGTGACCGCAGGGCGCAGCTGCTGGCATTGCGCCACGGCATCCGCGACGGACGCGCCGATGTGGGCGGCCGGATCCCGGCGTCGTTGGTGTCGCGACTCAACCGCCTCGGCAGGAAGGCACCATGA
- a CDS encoding DUF2304 domain-containing protein gives MIVAAGIGMAVIILVIVLWMLLARRLREKYAVMWILIAVCVLLLGLMPGLLIWATALLGVQVPANLLFSLAIVLLLAVALHLSWELSHTEDEMRRVAEEAALARTEIDALTRRIDDLETARHPGPSHGTDADAS, from the coding sequence ATGATCGTCGCCGCCGGGATCGGGATGGCCGTCATCATCCTCGTGATCGTCCTGTGGATGCTGCTCGCGCGGAGACTGCGCGAGAAGTACGCCGTGATGTGGATCCTCATCGCGGTGTGCGTGCTGCTCCTGGGCCTCATGCCCGGGTTGCTCATCTGGGCGACGGCGCTGCTGGGTGTCCAAGTTCCGGCGAATCTGCTGTTCTCGCTCGCGATCGTGCTCCTGCTCGCGGTGGCACTGCATCTGTCGTGGGAGCTCTCGCACACGGAGGACGAGATGCGGCGGGTTGCAGAAGAGGCCGCACTCGCTCGCACCGAGATCGACGCGCTGACACGACGCATCGACGACCTCGAGACCGCCCGTCATCCTGGCCCCTCTCACGGCACAGACGCTGACGCGTCCTGA
- the rfbB gene encoding dTDP-glucose 4,6-dehydratase yields the protein MSNILVTGGAGFIGSNFVHYAVENTEHTVTVLDALTYAGNRASLAGLPEDRVRFVQGDITDAELVDRLTGEADAVVHYAAESHNDNSLHSPRPFLDTNIVGTYTLLEAARKHETRFHHISTDEVYGDLELDDPERFTEQTPYNPSSPYSSTKAGSDLLVRAWVRSFGVQATISNCSNNYGPYQHVEKFIPRQITNVIRGIRPKLYGAGENVRDWIHANDHSSAVLTILEKGRIGDTYLIGADGERNNKDVVELILEEMGQPRDAYDHVTDRAGHDLRYAIDSTKLRTELGWAPEFADFESGLAATIQWYRDNEAWWAPAKDTTEAFYASKGQ from the coding sequence ATGTCGAACATCCTCGTCACCGGAGGGGCCGGCTTCATCGGCTCCAACTTCGTCCACTACGCCGTGGAGAACACCGAGCACACCGTCACGGTCCTCGACGCGCTCACCTACGCCGGCAACCGCGCATCGCTCGCGGGACTGCCCGAGGACAGAGTGCGCTTCGTGCAGGGAGACATCACGGACGCCGAGCTCGTCGACCGCCTGACCGGCGAGGCGGACGCGGTGGTGCATTACGCCGCGGAGTCGCACAATGACAACTCGCTGCACAGCCCCCGCCCGTTCCTCGACACGAACATCGTCGGCACGTACACGCTGCTCGAGGCCGCACGCAAGCACGAGACCCGCTTCCACCACATCTCGACCGACGAGGTGTACGGCGATCTCGAGCTCGACGACCCCGAGCGCTTCACCGAGCAGACTCCGTACAACCCCTCGTCGCCGTACTCGTCGACCAAGGCCGGCAGCGATCTGCTCGTGCGCGCCTGGGTGCGCTCGTTCGGGGTGCAGGCGACGATCTCGAACTGCTCGAACAACTACGGGCCCTACCAGCACGTGGAGAAGTTCATCCCGCGGCAGATCACCAATGTGATCCGTGGCATCCGCCCCAAGCTCTACGGTGCGGGCGAGAACGTCCGTGACTGGATCCACGCGAACGACCACTCGTCCGCGGTGCTCACGATCCTCGAGAAAGGCCGGATCGGCGACACGTACCTCATCGGTGCGGACGGCGAGCGCAACAACAAGGATGTCGTCGAGCTGATCCTCGAGGAGATGGGTCAGCCGCGCGACGCATACGACCACGTCACCGATCGCGCAGGGCACGACCTCCGCTACGCGATCGACTCGACCAAGCTGCGCACGGAGCTCGGCTGGGCACCGGAGTTCGCCGACTTCGAGTCGGGACTCGCCGCGACCATCCAGTGGTATCGCGACAACGAGGCATGGTGGGCTCCTGCGAAGGACACGACCGAGGCCTTCTACGCGTCGAAGGGACAGTGA
- a CDS encoding glycosyltransferase, producing MSAGITIDILLPFYSPIDRAWPAIESVLAQTHQNWRLVVVDDAYPEQGMRERLVALGDPRIEYVRNPENLGLARNFSRCLELVRADHFAMLGDDDLLHPTYVESIAAQLDAHPQVDIVQPGVRVIDAEGNQVLPLGDRIKAVLRPRGGRSGTVLTGESMAESLMRADWAYFPSLVWRTTTARGLGFRDEYAVALDYGLLLDIALSGGSILVYDDVVFDYRRHRASVSSVTATSGVRFEQEREFSLAFADAMSSRGWSRAARIGRRRIISRLHAAVETLGALVAGDVRRSRALLRFVVS from the coding sequence ATGAGTGCGGGAATCACGATCGACATCCTCCTTCCGTTCTACAGCCCGATCGATCGGGCATGGCCGGCCATCGAATCCGTTCTGGCTCAGACTCATCAGAACTGGCGACTCGTGGTGGTCGACGACGCGTATCCGGAACAGGGCATGCGCGAGCGCCTGGTGGCGCTGGGAGATCCCCGGATCGAGTACGTGCGCAACCCGGAGAATCTCGGCCTCGCTCGGAACTTCAGTCGCTGTCTCGAGCTGGTCCGAGCCGACCACTTCGCCATGCTGGGCGATGACGATCTACTGCATCCGACGTACGTCGAGAGCATCGCCGCGCAGTTGGACGCGCATCCCCAGGTGGACATCGTCCAGCCCGGAGTGCGGGTGATCGACGCCGAGGGCAATCAGGTCCTGCCGCTGGGCGATCGGATCAAAGCGGTTCTCCGACCCCGCGGTGGTCGCTCGGGCACGGTGCTGACGGGCGAGTCGATGGCCGAGAGTCTGATGCGAGCGGATTGGGCCTACTTCCCGTCGCTGGTCTGGCGGACGACCACCGCGCGGGGGCTCGGCTTCCGCGACGAGTATGCCGTCGCTCTCGACTACGGGCTCCTGCTGGACATCGCGCTCTCCGGTGGCTCCATCCTCGTCTACGACGACGTCGTCTTCGACTACCGACGTCACCGGGCATCCGTGTCCTCGGTGACGGCGACGTCGGGCGTCCGTTTCGAGCAGGAGCGGGAGTTCTCGCTCGCGTTCGCGGATGCGATGTCGTCGCGGGGGTGGAGCCGCGCCGCGCGCATCGGCCGCCGCCGCATCATCTCCCGACTGCACGCGGCGGTCGAGACACTCGGCGCTCTCGTCGCCGGCGATGTGCGCCGCAGTCGCGCCCTGCTGCGCTTCGTCGTCAGCTGA
- a CDS encoding glycosyltransferase: MHASSPEPGVRPTVVSVTKYVPYTGIAHAGGEYALQHHRALRTAFEVTAIAPATALNREAVDKGAAGPLLVLSGSGPSASDGLKTVADVGSLLRGSSAHAWFRRALRRSPSAAALLADADIVEFQWSEMGSLIPIARARSPRARLVVIAHDVITQRWSRAAETAQGVLKRFAYTLASTLSARRERRTFEAADMVVVFSEKDARLVRALAPSARPEVVRPGFALPTASSARTVGSSPTVVFSGAMGRPDNDEAARWFLQRVWPRVRAALPSARFTVVGAHPSSALRQIAAEDPSVTVTGFVESMDPHLDEADVIVVPLHNGAGVKFKTIDALLRGIPVVATPVGAEGIERADAIRRVTDDPDEFADAVVAAARDSDRARESEIRDWAAGEYGLEAFSERIVALYEELVQEGSR, from the coding sequence ATGCATGCATCCTCACCTGAGCCCGGTGTCCGTCCCACCGTGGTCAGCGTGACCAAGTACGTCCCGTACACCGGCATCGCGCACGCGGGCGGCGAGTACGCCCTCCAGCATCACCGCGCGCTCCGGACCGCGTTCGAGGTCACGGCGATCGCGCCGGCGACCGCGCTGAACCGGGAGGCGGTCGACAAGGGGGCGGCGGGGCCGTTGCTCGTCCTCTCTGGTTCGGGTCCGAGTGCGTCCGATGGTCTGAAGACGGTCGCCGACGTCGGCTCGCTGCTCCGTGGGAGCTCCGCTCATGCGTGGTTCCGACGCGCGCTGCGCCGCAGCCCCTCGGCGGCCGCTCTGCTGGCAGATGCCGACATCGTCGAGTTCCAGTGGTCCGAGATGGGCAGCCTCATCCCAATCGCGCGGGCTCGATCACCCCGCGCCCGACTGGTCGTGATCGCGCACGATGTGATCACACAACGCTGGTCCCGGGCCGCCGAGACCGCCCAGGGCGTGCTGAAGCGCTTCGCCTACACGCTTGCCTCCACGCTCAGCGCTCGTCGCGAGCGCCGCACCTTCGAGGCCGCCGACATGGTCGTCGTGTTCAGCGAGAAGGACGCCCGTCTGGTCCGCGCGCTCGCCCCTAGCGCCCGCCCCGAAGTCGTCCGACCCGGCTTCGCTCTACCGACCGCATCGTCGGCACGTACGGTGGGCTCCTCCCCCACGGTCGTGTTCAGCGGCGCGATGGGGCGTCCCGACAACGACGAGGCGGCACGATGGTTCCTGCAGCGCGTCTGGCCACGGGTGCGCGCAGCGCTGCCCTCCGCGCGGTTCACGGTGGTGGGCGCCCATCCCAGCTCGGCGCTGCGACAGATCGCCGCCGAGGATCCTTCTGTCACGGTGACGGGATTCGTCGAATCGATGGATCCCCATCTCGATGAGGCCGACGTGATCGTCGTTCCTCTTCACAACGGCGCCGGGGTGAAGTTCAAGACGATCGACGCGCTGCTCCGCGGCATCCCCGTCGTGGCGACCCCCGTCGGCGCAGAGGGCATCGAGCGCGCAGACGCGATACGCCGTGTCACGGACGACCCCGACGAGTTCGCGGACGCGGTCGTCGCCGCGGCGCGGGACTCGGACCGCGCCAGGGAGTCCGAGATCCGCGACTGGGCGGCCGGGGAGTACGGCCTCGAGGCCTTCAGCGAGCGGATCGTCGCACTGTATGAGGAACTCGTCCAGGAGGGCTCCCGATGA
- the rfbA gene encoding glucose-1-phosphate thymidylyltransferase RfbA — MKGIILAGGSGTRLHPITIGISKQLIPVYDKPMVYYPLSTLMLAGIRDILIITTPHDAEQFERLLGDGSQFGVNLTFAQQPSPDGLAQAFVIGADFIGDDKVALVLGDNLLYGPGLGTQLKRYTDVEGGAVFAYWVAEPSAYGVVEFDADGRAVSLEEKPEQPKSNYAVPGLYFYDNDVVEIARNLEPSARGEYEITDVNRAYLERGTLQVEVLPRGTAWLDTGTFDQMSDAGDYVRTMERRTGLRIGVPEEVAWRQGFLNDDELRERAHKLVKSGYGTYLLDTLERGR; from the coding sequence GTGAAAGGCATAATTCTCGCTGGCGGTTCCGGTACCAGGCTGCACCCGATCACGATCGGCATCTCCAAGCAGCTCATCCCCGTGTACGACAAGCCCATGGTCTACTACCCGCTGTCGACGCTGATGCTGGCAGGGATCCGGGACATCCTGATCATCACCACGCCGCACGACGCGGAGCAGTTCGAACGTCTGCTCGGCGACGGCTCGCAGTTCGGGGTGAACCTCACGTTCGCGCAGCAGCCCTCCCCGGACGGACTCGCGCAGGCCTTCGTGATCGGCGCCGACTTCATCGGCGACGACAAGGTCGCCCTCGTCCTCGGCGACAACCTTCTCTACGGCCCAGGACTCGGAACGCAGCTCAAGCGCTACACCGACGTCGAGGGCGGTGCCGTGTTCGCCTACTGGGTTGCCGAGCCCAGCGCCTACGGCGTCGTCGAGTTCGACGCGGACGGCCGCGCGGTCTCGCTCGAGGAGAAGCCCGAGCAGCCGAAGAGCAACTACGCCGTGCCCGGTCTCTACTTCTACGACAACGACGTGGTCGAGATCGCCCGCAACCTCGAGCCGAGCGCGCGCGGCGAGTACGAGATCACCGACGTCAACCGTGCCTACCTCGAGCGCGGGACGCTCCAGGTCGAGGTGCTGCCTCGGGGCACGGCCTGGCTCGACACCGGGACCTTCGACCAGATGTCCGACGCCGGAGACTACGTGCGCACGATGGAGCGCCGCACGGGTCTGCGCATCGGCGTGCCGGAGGAGGTCGCCTGGCGACAGGGCTTCCTCAACGACGACGAACTGCGTGAACGCGCGCACAAGCTCGTGAAGTCCGGCTACGGCACCTACCTGCTCGACACCCTGGAAAGAGGTCGCTGA